The following proteins come from a genomic window of Elusimicrobiota bacterium:
- a CDS encoding TolC family protein — MKKWPLLFIAFSPLAQGAETDLRRCYEWALASHEGLARQRETIAQAQARGRVALSGALPNVAWEWRGTRQDTRGLQNTFGGFIERDQIESKFTLDQSIYHGFREWSARAGFKKEAARDLLLLKRSEILLFADVATLYYNVVALQNAVTDTDSARRLAEGRLQDLREFLRLGKTRASEVHSAESQAARLRAEVTRLKSRLRGARAELAFLTQRPLGDNPLPDGLDAAPGGQPLEKFLDGARRRSDLEAQRRDAEGREYNLRYERADRYPTLGLTAHWYTRRPTLYEPIDWDASLSLRAPLYQGGRTVGTVAEVRSQKKQSELYLRELARRIDTDVRRAYDDWVDSGAEIADLAAAQRAAEASHNAQVKEYRLGLVTNLDVLMALQTLLDAKRALDDARIESRRRYVALMVAAEVLP; from the coding sequence ATGAAAAAATGGCCTTTGCTTTTCATCGCCTTCTCCCCCCTGGCCCAGGGCGCGGAGACCGACCTGCGCCGTTGTTACGAATGGGCGCTCGCGAGCCACGAAGGTCTGGCCCGCCAACGGGAAACCATCGCCCAGGCCCAAGCGAGGGGCCGCGTGGCCCTGTCCGGGGCGCTGCCCAACGTCGCCTGGGAGTGGCGCGGCACGCGCCAGGACACCCGGGGACTTCAAAACACTTTCGGGGGTTTCATCGAGCGGGACCAAATCGAGTCCAAATTCACCTTGGACCAGTCGATTTATCACGGGTTTCGGGAATGGTCGGCGCGGGCGGGATTTAAGAAGGAAGCCGCCCGGGACCTTCTCCTCTTAAAACGGTCGGAAATCCTCCTTTTCGCCGATGTGGCGACCTTGTATTACAACGTGGTCGCCCTGCAAAACGCCGTGACCGACACCGACAGCGCCCGCCGCCTCGCGGAAGGACGTCTCCAAGACCTACGGGAATTTTTGCGGTTGGGCAAAACCCGCGCCAGCGAGGTCCACAGCGCCGAATCCCAGGCCGCGCGCCTGCGGGCGGAGGTCACCCGATTGAAAAGCCGGCTTCGCGGGGCGCGCGCCGAGCTGGCGTTCCTCACCCAGCGCCCCTTGGGCGACAACCCCCTGCCCGACGGTTTGGACGCGGCCCCGGGCGGCCAACCCCTGGAAAAATTCCTGGACGGGGCCCGACGCCGTTCGGATCTCGAGGCCCAGCGCCGCGACGCCGAAGGCCGGGAGTACAACCTGCGCTACGAACGGGCGGACCGCTATCCCACCCTCGGCCTCACCGCCCACTGGTACACCCGCCGGCCCACCTTGTATGAGCCCATCGATTGGGACGCGAGCCTGTCCCTGCGCGCCCCCCTCTACCAGGGCGGCCGGACCGTGGGCACCGTGGCCGAGGTCCGCTCCCAAAAGAAACAGTCGGAGCTTTACCTCCGGGAACTCGCCCGCCGCATCGACACCGACGTCCGCCGCGCCTACGACGACTGGGTCGATTCCGGGGCCGAAATCGCCGACCTGGCCGCCGCCCAGCGCGCCGCCGAGGCGAGCCACAACGCCCAGGTGAAGGAATACCGCCTCGGCCTCGTGACCAATTTGGACGTCCTCATGGCCCTGCAAACGTTGCTCGACGCGAAACGCGCCCTGGACGACGCCCGCATCGAAAGCCGCCGCCGTTACGTCGCCTTGATGGTGGCCGCGGAGGTCCTGCCGTGA
- a CDS encoding UvrD-helicase domain-containing protein, with amino-acid sequence MLPPDLLNTLNTPQREAVTHGAGPLLILAGAGSGKTRVITYRIAHLLSEGVEPWNILAVTFTNKAAAEMRRRVDELTGGRGRGVWISTFHSFCAQFLRVEARAVGLDPHYVIYDDGDQTQVMKECLREQNLDEKKFKPNQVLNVISRAKDDLLDSDSYAIHALAQNDSFREVVANLYRAYQKKLVKANALDFGDLILRTTVALRDTAALREKYQARFRYVLVDEYQDTNHAQYVLTKNLVAPPRNLCVVGDDDQSVYSFRGADIRNILEFERDYANARVVKLEQNYRSTQSILDAAHNVIKRNRFRKDKKLWTDAPGGEPVRFREFGDEQEEARTVAQESSRHLAAGRRRSDIAVFYRTNAQSRVLEDAFRRENIPYVLVGSVRFYERMEVKDVLAYLRVAVNPADSVAVKRVINVPARGLGKTTLESLDRVAAARGVSFYEAAVATAQNPEAPTAVRGNLTKFLDIIKGLREAAFQATASVLVQRVLEDAGYWAHWESQTESDPEAAFRLDNLQELVNAAKEFEESSEEKTAAAFLEKVSLASGLDVLKGDEGAVTLMTVHLAKGLEFPIVYVTGLEEGLFPIGESAFEEKELEEERRLAYVAITRARELLTLTSAASRKIYGRSHWNTPSRFVTEAGLVVEKPARAFAAPIAEHAPPAAGPVIGVFDPDGEALPAEGVPASGPRPLRIGQRVKHPMFGSGKILDKSGSGENVKVTVLFDSGARKQILARYANFETV; translated from the coding sequence ATGTTGCCCCCCGACCTGCTCAACACCCTCAACACCCCCCAACGCGAGGCCGTGACCCACGGCGCGGGACCGCTGTTGATCCTGGCCGGCGCGGGTTCGGGCAAGACCCGGGTGATCACCTACCGCATTGCGCACCTCCTTTCCGAAGGCGTGGAACCTTGGAACATTTTGGCCGTCACCTTCACCAACAAGGCCGCCGCCGAAATGCGCCGCCGTGTCGACGAATTGACCGGCGGGCGGGGGCGGGGCGTGTGGATTTCGACCTTCCACTCTTTTTGCGCGCAGTTTTTGCGGGTGGAAGCCCGCGCCGTGGGCCTGGACCCCCATTACGTCATCTACGACGACGGGGACCAGACCCAGGTGATGAAGGAGTGCCTCCGGGAGCAAAACCTGGATGAGAAAAAGTTCAAACCCAACCAGGTGTTGAACGTGATTTCCAGGGCCAAGGACGATTTGCTGGACTCCGATTCCTACGCCATCCACGCCCTGGCCCAGAACGACTCTTTTCGGGAGGTCGTGGCCAACCTCTACCGCGCCTACCAGAAAAAGCTGGTCAAAGCCAACGCGCTGGACTTCGGCGATTTGATCCTGCGCACCACCGTCGCCCTGCGGGACACCGCCGCCCTGCGGGAAAAATACCAGGCCCGGTTCCGGTACGTGTTGGTGGACGAGTACCAGGACACGAACCACGCGCAATATGTTTTGACCAAGAACCTGGTGGCCCCGCCGCGCAACTTGTGCGTGGTGGGCGACGACGACCAGTCGGTCTATTCCTTCCGGGGGGCGGACATTCGCAATATTTTGGAGTTCGAGCGGGACTACGCCAACGCCCGGGTGGTGAAGTTGGAGCAGAACTACCGGTCGACCCAGTCGATCCTGGACGCGGCGCACAACGTCATCAAGCGCAACCGGTTCCGCAAGGACAAGAAACTTTGGACGGACGCCCCCGGGGGGGAACCGGTCCGTTTCCGGGAGTTCGGCGACGAACAGGAAGAGGCGCGCACCGTGGCCCAGGAATCCTCGCGCCATCTGGCGGCGGGGCGTCGTCGGTCGGACATCGCCGTTTTTTACCGCACCAACGCCCAATCCCGCGTGCTCGAAGACGCTTTTCGGCGGGAGAACATTCCTTATGTGTTGGTGGGCAGCGTCCGTTTTTACGAGCGGATGGAGGTCAAGGACGTGTTGGCCTACCTGCGGGTCGCGGTGAACCCCGCGGATTCCGTGGCCGTGAAACGCGTCATCAACGTGCCCGCCCGGGGGTTGGGGAAAACCACCCTCGAATCCCTGGACCGCGTGGCGGCGGCGCGCGGGGTGAGTTTTTACGAGGCGGCCGTCGCCACCGCCCAGAACCCGGAGGCCCCCACGGCGGTCCGGGGGAACCTGACCAAATTTTTGGACATTATAAAGGGGCTTCGCGAAGCGGCGTTCCAAGCCACGGCGTCGGTCCTCGTCCAGCGCGTGCTCGAAGACGCCGGCTATTGGGCCCATTGGGAGAGCCAAACGGAATCCGACCCCGAGGCGGCGTTCCGCTTGGACAACTTGCAGGAATTGGTCAACGCCGCCAAGGAATTTGAGGAATCCTCGGAGGAGAAAACGGCCGCCGCTTTCCTTGAAAAAGTGTCGCTCGCCTCCGGGTTGGATGTTTTGAAGGGGGACGAGGGCGCCGTCACCCTCATGACCGTCCACCTCGCCAAGGGGCTGGAATTCCCGATCGTGTACGTCACCGGTCTCGAGGAGGGCTTGTTCCCCATCGGGGAGTCCGCCTTTGAGGAAAAAGAATTGGAAGAGGAGCGCCGCCTGGCCTACGTGGCCATCACCCGGGCGCGGGAGCTTTTAACGTTGACGTCCGCGGCCTCGCGCAAAATTTACGGGCGGTCCCATTGGAACACGCCCTCCCGCTTCGTCACCGAAGCCGGCCTGGTGGTGGAAAAGCCGGCGCGGGCCTTCGCGGCGCCCATCGCGGAACACGCGCCGCCCGCGGCCGGGCCGGTCATCGGGGTTTTCGATCCGGACGGGGAGGCTCTCCCGGCGGAGGGCGTTCCGGCGTCCGGCCCCCGGCCCCTTCGAATCGGCCAACGCGTCAAGCACCCGATGTTCGGGTCCGGAAAGATCCTGGACAAATCGGGGTCCGGGGAGAACGTCAAGGTGACGGTCCTGTTCGATTCCGGCGCGCGCAAGCAGATCCTGGCGCGCTACGCCAACTTCGAAACGGTTTAG
- the gatC gene encoding Asp-tRNA(Asn)/Glu-tRNA(Gln) amidotransferase subunit GatC, whose amino-acid sequence MSLTEKDVNHVARLARLALTPAERANALGQLGRILEHIQALAKYDVTDVPPTSHVVPLANVWREDKAAAFANPESILANAPDREDVYFKVKKVIE is encoded by the coding sequence ATGAGCCTGACCGAAAAAGACGTGAATCACGTGGCGCGCCTGGCGCGTTTGGCCCTGACGCCCGCCGAACGGGCCAACGCCCTCGGCCAGCTGGGGCGCATCTTGGAGCACATCCAGGCGCTGGCCAAGTACGACGTCACGGACGTTCCGCCCACCAGCCACGTGGTGCCCCTGGCCAACGTCTGGCGGGAGGACAAGGCCGCGGCCTTCGCTAACCCCGAATCCATTTTGGCCAACGCCCCCGACCGCGAAGACGTGTACTTTAAGGTGAAAAAGGTCATCGAATGA
- the gatA gene encoding Asp-tRNA(Asn)/Glu-tRNA(Gln) amidotransferase subunit GatA has translation MSAVHGLTAREIARRVRARELKAVNVARAFLDRAKALDPKFKVFLCLTEEAALAQARGVDDRIARGEDPGPLAGVPVAIKDNLCVTGTRTTCASKILENFTANYDATVIEKLRAAGAVFLGKTNLDEFAMGSSTENSAYFTTRNPWDPSRVPGGSSGGSAAAVAARLAPVSLGSDTGGSIRQPAALCGVVGLKPTYGRVSRFGLVAFASSLDQIGPFSTDVADAALVLGVIAGPDPKDSTSAPVPVPDFSKALARGVKGLRVGLPREYFIDGMDPAVEKAVREAVKTLESLGAQVVEISLPHTDAGLSVYYILAPSEASANLARFDGVRYGHRSPRAENLLQQYELSRDEGFGPEVKRRILLGTYALSSGYYDAYYLKAQKVRTLIKRDFDKAFESVDIIATPTSPTAAFKAGEKSNDPLQMYLSDVFTISCNLAGVPGLSLPCGFTAENLPVGLQLLGKPFDEETLLAAAAAYEKATAWVRTPPLAV, from the coding sequence ATGAGCGCCGTGCACGGGCTCACCGCCCGCGAGATCGCCCGCCGCGTGCGGGCCCGGGAATTGAAGGCCGTGAACGTCGCCCGCGCCTTCCTCGACCGGGCCAAGGCCCTCGACCCGAAATTCAAAGTGTTCCTGTGCTTGACGGAGGAGGCCGCGTTGGCCCAGGCGCGCGGGGTGGACGACCGCATCGCCCGGGGCGAAGACCCGGGCCCCCTGGCGGGCGTGCCCGTGGCCATCAAAGACAATCTGTGCGTGACCGGGACCCGCACGACCTGCGCCTCCAAAATCCTCGAAAATTTCACCGCCAACTACGACGCCACCGTGATCGAAAAACTGCGCGCCGCGGGGGCCGTGTTCCTCGGGAAAACCAATTTGGACGAGTTCGCCATGGGGTCTTCAACGGAAAACTCGGCCTACTTCACCACCCGGAATCCCTGGGATCCGTCCCGGGTGCCCGGTGGGTCCTCGGGAGGCAGCGCCGCGGCCGTGGCGGCGCGCCTGGCCCCCGTCTCCCTGGGGTCCGACACCGGCGGGTCGATCCGCCAGCCGGCGGCCCTCTGCGGCGTCGTGGGACTCAAGCCCACCTACGGGCGGGTGTCGCGCTTCGGGCTTGTGGCCTTCGCCTCCTCCCTCGACCAAATCGGCCCTTTTTCAACGGACGTGGCCGACGCGGCGCTCGTTTTGGGGGTGATCGCCGGTCCCGACCCCAAGGATTCCACCTCCGCCCCGGTGCCCGTGCCGGATTTTTCGAAAGCGCTCGCCCGGGGCGTCAAGGGCCTGCGGGTGGGGTTGCCCCGGGAGTATTTCATCGACGGCATGGACCCCGCTGTGGAAAAGGCCGTTCGGGAAGCGGTCAAAACGCTCGAATCCCTCGGAGCCCAGGTGGTTGAAATCTCCCTGCCCCACACCGACGCCGGGTTGTCGGTCTATTACATTCTGGCCCCCTCCGAGGCGAGCGCCAACTTGGCGCGCTTCGACGGGGTCCGTTACGGCCACCGTTCCCCCCGGGCGGAGAACCTGCTCCAGCAGTACGAGTTGTCCCGGGACGAGGGGTTCGGGCCCGAGGTCAAGCGGCGGATCCTCCTGGGCACCTACGCTCTCTCCTCCGGTTACTACGACGCGTACTATTTAAAGGCGCAAAAGGTCCGCACGTTGATCAAGCGGGATTTCGACAAGGCGTTCGAGTCCGTGGACATCATCGCCACCCCCACGAGCCCCACGGCGGCTTTTAAGGCGGGGGAGAAATCCAACGATCCGCTGCAAATGTATCTGTCGGACGTGTTCACCATTTCCTGCAACCTGGCCGGGGTGCCCGGCCTGTCTTTGCCCTGCGGGTTCACGGCGGAGAATTTGCCCGTGGGCCTGCAGTTGTTGGGCAAACCCTTTGACGAAGAAACCCTGCTGGCGGCCGCCGCGGCCTACGAGAAGGCCACGGCCTGGGTGCGCACGCCGCCCTTGGCTGTTTGA
- a CDS encoding NUDIX domain-containing protein gives MTPRREVSAGGVVEGPNGFLMIRVRNLEGRELWTFPKGHLETGESPEDAARREVWEETGWRCRVVSPLLDVRYRFKRGGEPVDKVVHWFRMAPEAHDGTPDAEEVLETAWCDMAEVARRVTYPSDRDILKMLKGEK, from the coding sequence TTGACCCCGCGGCGCGAGGTGTCGGCGGGCGGGGTGGTGGAAGGCCCCAACGGTTTTTTGATGATCCGGGTGCGCAATTTGGAGGGCCGCGAACTGTGGACCTTTCCCAAGGGCCATCTGGAAACCGGCGAATCGCCCGAGGACGCGGCCCGGCGCGAGGTGTGGGAAGAGACGGGCTGGCGGTGCCGGGTGGTGTCGCCCTTGCTCGACGTGCGCTATCGGTTTAAGCGGGGCGGAGAACCGGTGGACAAGGTGGTGCATTGGTTTCGCATGGCGCCGGAGGCTCATGACGGGACCCCGGACGCCGAGGAAGTCTTGGAGACAGCCTGGTGCGACATGGCCGAGGTCGCGCGCCGGGTGACGTACCCCTCGGACCGCGACATTTTGAAGATGTTAAAGGGAGAAAAATGA
- the gatB gene encoding Asp-tRNA(Asn)/Glu-tRNA(Gln) amidotransferase subunit GatB, with protein sequence MTTFEAVIGLEVHVQIKTESKIFCSCPTPFGADPNSQICPVCCGYPGVLPVLNRRAVEGLVRAALAVGCAINRRSTFARKQYFYPDLPKNYQISQYDLPLAINGGLDIATGGAPARRIRIHRIHLEEDAGKLLHAVGSRALDYSLVDLNRTGVPLMEVVSEPDLRSPEEAGVYLDTLRTLLRYVGVSDCDMEKGSLRCDANVSIRPVGATALGTKAEVKNMNSIKSVRDAIAHEIARQIELVSSGGRVVQETRLWDQDTASTRSMRSKEEAHDYRYFPDPDLVPLELTDAFIEEQRRALPELPEARRARYQSELGLSSYDAGVLTGEKALSDYFETALGRLAPAERKDAAKPLTNWLTTELLGRLNGLKKTIEESPVSPEQVGALVRLVQNGTLNSKAAKTVFDTMFTEGGDPEAIVKAKGLVQVDDPGAIAGWVDEVIAANAKIVADVRGGKASAVGALVGQVMKKSGGRANPQAVQRLLQEKLAVPQI encoded by the coding sequence ATGACGACGTTTGAAGCGGTCATCGGCCTGGAGGTCCACGTCCAGATCAAGACGGAGAGCAAGATTTTTTGCTCCTGCCCCACCCCCTTTGGGGCCGACCCCAACAGCCAAATTTGCCCGGTGTGCTGCGGGTACCCGGGCGTCCTGCCCGTGTTGAACCGCCGCGCGGTCGAGGGCCTGGTGCGCGCGGCCCTGGCGGTGGGTTGCGCCATCAACCGGCGCTCGACTTTCGCCCGCAAGCAATATTTCTACCCCGACCTGCCCAAGAACTATCAAATTTCCCAGTACGACCTCCCGCTGGCCATCAACGGCGGGCTCGACATCGCCACGGGCGGGGCGCCCGCCCGTCGGATCCGCATCCACCGCATTCACCTGGAGGAGGACGCGGGCAAGCTCCTCCACGCCGTGGGCAGCCGCGCCCTGGACTATTCGCTCGTCGATTTGAACCGCACGGGCGTGCCCTTGATGGAAGTCGTCTCGGAGCCGGACCTGCGCTCGCCGGAGGAGGCGGGGGTCTACCTCGACACCCTGCGCACGCTGTTGCGTTACGTCGGCGTGTCGGACTGCGACATGGAAAAGGGCTCCCTGCGGTGCGACGCCAACGTGTCCATCCGCCCGGTGGGCGCGACGGCCCTGGGCACCAAGGCCGAAGTGAAAAACATGAATTCCATCAAAAGCGTGCGCGACGCCATCGCCCACGAGATCGCCCGCCAAATCGAGCTCGTCTCCTCCGGCGGGCGGGTCGTCCAGGAAACCCGCCTCTGGGACCAGGACACGGCCAGCACCCGCTCCATGCGCTCCAAAGAGGAGGCCCACGATTACCGTTACTTCCCCGACCCGGACCTGGTGCCCCTGGAACTGACGGACGCCTTCATCGAGGAGCAGCGGCGCGCCCTGCCGGAGTTGCCGGAGGCCCGCCGCGCCCGCTACCAGTCGGAACTGGGGCTGTCGTCCTATGACGCCGGGGTGTTGACGGGGGAGAAGGCCCTGTCCGATTATTTTGAAACCGCCCTGGGGCGCTTGGCGCCCGCCGAACGGAAAGACGCGGCCAAGCCCTTGACCAACTGGTTGACGACGGAGCTCCTGGGCCGGCTCAATGGCCTGAAGAAAACCATCGAGGAATCGCCCGTTTCTCCGGAACAGGTGGGGGCCCTGGTGCGCTTGGTTCAAAACGGCACCTTGAACAGCAAGGCCGCCAAGACCGTTTTCGACACGATGTTCACCGAAGGCGGGGACCCGGAGGCCATCGTCAAGGCGAAAGGGCTCGTGCAGGTGGACGACCCCGGGGCGATCGCCGGCTGGGTGGACGAGGTGATCGCGGCCAACGCGAAGATCGTCGCCGACGTGCGGGGCGGCAAGGCCAGCGCCGTCGGGGCCCTGGTGGGCCAAGTGATGAAAAAATCGGGCGGCCGGGCCAACCCCCAGGCCGTCCAACGCCTGTTGCAAGAAAAGTTGGCGGTTCCGCAAATTTAG
- a CDS encoding OmpA family protein, producing the protein MKKIAGLLSLLLVAGCATPGKRTAIGAGAGAAAGATVGAIIGHQSGNRDKGALLGGVLGGLLGGTIGNRLDKQAQELAKIAETRRTESGIVTTLKNNLLFDTAKADLKPVAADSVNQISDILKQYPENKIIVVGFTDDRGSDAYNQNLSLQRAQAVRLSMVGRGVPAAAVEAVGMGEATPVAPNTTEEGRSKNRRVELQISADPSKVK; encoded by the coding sequence ATGAAAAAAATCGCTGGGTTGTTGTCTCTCTTGTTGGTCGCCGGGTGCGCCACGCCGGGCAAACGCACCGCCATCGGGGCGGGCGCGGGCGCCGCGGCCGGGGCCACCGTGGGGGCGATCATCGGTCACCAGTCGGGGAACCGCGACAAAGGCGCGTTGCTCGGTGGTGTGTTGGGCGGCCTTTTGGGCGGCACCATCGGCAATCGACTGGACAAACAGGCGCAGGAGTTGGCCAAGATCGCCGAGACCCGCCGGACGGAAAGCGGGATCGTCACCACCCTGAAAAACAACCTGTTGTTCGACACCGCCAAGGCGGACCTCAAGCCGGTGGCGGCCGACAGCGTGAACCAAATCTCCGATATCCTCAAGCAATACCCGGAGAACAAAATCATCGTGGTCGGTTTCACGGACGATCGCGGCAGCGACGCCTACAATCAAAACCTGTCGTTGCAACGGGCCCAGGCGGTCCGGTTGTCCATGGTCGGGCGCGGCGTGCCCGCCGCGGCCGTGGAAGCCGTGGGCATGGGCGAAGCGACCCCCGTGGCCCCCAACACCACCGAAGAGGGGCGGAGCAAGAACCGCCGGGTGGAATTGCAAATCAGCGCGGACCCGTCGAAAGTTAAATAA